GTCCGACGTCGACCCTCCTttcacctgcaaaaaaaaaatcccacaaattTAAAATCCATAACCTGGGACCAGTATTATCGCACAagtccaataataaaaaaaaaaaaaacatattctaaTACAGGATTATATACCACTGTGGATCACACAACaagaaaacactgaaatgcTTTACTCTCACCCCAACGCTGGTTCGTTGTTTTTCGGTCAGTTTTAAGCGTCAGATTTTGCCGATTACGCTCCTGATCACAGCGATCGATAACCAGGAGCCACCTGTCCGGTTCGCCACACCCTCACTACCGGGTTTGGTGGGAAGGGCCCCGGAGTGAAAGCACGTCTCGGGTTCAACTCGGCGTGGCAACGCGATGCCGTGTTAAAGTTCTCGTCTGTaccacacacaccttctgcAAAACAAGAAGCCGACTGTTGGGAAGCGAGGGCGCCCCGGGGCGACCGCGAAATACcgagggtgtttttttttttttttttctgaggacTCGATATGATCAGTTGCATATTTGTTCATGATTATGTGCTGCGACCCAGCCGGGCACTTCAGCGGGTGGGGGACTAGCCACCGTCGCTAGCACGTCGCTACAAAAATCGCCCCCCCCTACCGCTTTCCGAGCGACGCTGGCCAGAAAAAGACACGTCCGCGGCGTTGAACAGAAAGTAGTTTATTCGGAGACGGATTTCAGCACCGGGACGGAACCGCCGAGGGCGAAGCTCCGGCGGGTTTCGCCGTAAACAGCGTCCGCCTTACCGTGGCAGCGACCGCGGGGTGGAAAGGCGAGTTCTCGGCGCTAACGATCCAGATATTTCTCCCCGAGGGCCCGCCGCCGTCCGCCGCCCATTAACTGTTCGCTGCTCCGGCGAACCTCGGCAAATTGGCAGACGTCGGGCTGCGAAGGGGCCGCGACTGGACGCCCGCGGCTGTTTACGCGTCTTCAAGGCCGAACGGCGCTGCGAAGTATCGCGAGATCTGCGGTCTTCGGGAATTCGGAGACGCCCGTTCCACCCTGGTCCGTCTTCCCTGCAGAAGCTGCCTTTAATAAGCCGTCGCAGGGGAGTTTTCGACCACCGGGATGCTACAAATCGCAGTAATAGTCTAATGAGGTTCCACACCCTACAACCATTAGAGCACCAGGGCAAAGGACTTTATTTTTTAGAATgcgagggggaagaagaaaaaaaaaaaaaaaaaaacagaatacactTCTGCAGGACACCACGCCACAATACTCCTTTATGCAGCCTTTGGGAGTTGCATGTGTCTACATATTTCTTGTAGCATGATAGGAAGAATACAATGTCGACAATTTCTCAGTACATATTTCAGGGATAAATAACCAGGAGTCTATAATGCACCGACGTTGTCAGAAAAGCGATCCATACAATATAAACACCATATACATGCCAAATATGGGCTGTTAAAACATCGAGGTGAAAGACACAACAACGGAGAATAAAACCCCAAGCATTAAAACACACTAAAATCACCTTAATCACCTCATTTGGGGAGCTAAAAGGTAAAGTCTATAACACAGAAAGGCACACCACGCCTTCCGATAATATTGTGTGCTCACCAAATAATTACCGTTCGAGCTGAGCAGATTAACACTGTACACATTTAAAACGGCTAGACTGCGTTTCATACACCGCGCCTTCTCATGAACTCGTGCCGCTGCTGCCGGCTCCTCGGTCATCCTCCCCTTTCTTCTGACGCTTCTTGGCTCTGATCTCGTTCATGGCTTCCTCAATAGAGCGTGTGTCCCTCTTATTCGCGACAGGTACTGAAAGATGACAAGACAAGCCCAAAACACGCGTCAAGTGTTGCAGAGGTGCAGAGTAGGTTCACTGTGCAAACAGAGGCACGGACTCACCGCAGCCATAGGTCTGATTGGCCTGTAGCGTGTGCGCAGCATCCTTGGCAGCCGAGGTGCCGATCAGGTGGCTGTATTTGTCCCTGTAGTTGGAGCTGGGAGAGGCGGGCCTTTTTTCTGGCTGTCTGGCCGCTTCCTCCTCCAAAGCAGCCTGTTCCTGTTCAGGTGgggtttggaaaatgactgGTTTAAGAAGATTTctaaatgaaaagtgaatgGGGATGGAACTTGGACTTGCCGGATGACAGTTTATCCAGATTTCACAAATCAATCAGGAAAGTCAATCACAATGTCATCATCTGCACTATTTACTTACTTGGCACATTATTTCACTGCTTTGGTTGTCTTatccttgcactgcctgtgcccCATGCTTGCACACGTAACTCGTGTtaacgttacacgtagcacccaGAGTGCCGTCTAATCTTTTGCTAATATGTAGctggaatgacaataaagctcacttcaACTTTATCCCACCGACCTAAATGGCTGATGTGGAATATAACGACGTCTTACTTTCAATCTGCGTCTTTGTTCAGCTTTTTGGGGGTCCCACTCCTCTCCTTTTCGATATGCCTCAAGCTCTTCGTCTGTTGGAGCAAATTCCTAAAG
The window above is part of the Denticeps clupeoides chromosome 6, fDenClu1.1, whole genome shotgun sequence genome. Proteins encoded here:
- the spag7 gene encoding sperm-associated antigen 7 homolog: MADLLGSILSSMEKPPTVGDQESRRKAREQAARLKKMQEDEKRKKAEFRKQMEKEVSNFIQDSTLQKKKYEPMGKIERSILHDVAEVAGLTSFSFGEDEESRYVMLFKKEFAPTDEELEAYRKGEEWDPQKAEQRRRLKEQAALEEEAARQPEKRPASPSSNYRDKYSHLIGTSAAKDAAHTLQANQTYGCVPVANKRDTRSIEEAMNEIRAKKRQKKGEDDRGAGSSGTSS